From the genome of Spinacia oleracea cultivar Varoflay chromosome 2, BTI_SOV_V1, whole genome shotgun sequence, one region includes:
- the LOC110778286 gene encoding serine/arginine-rich splicing factor SC35 isoform X2, whose translation MSHFGRAGPPDIRDTYSLLVLNITFRTTADDLYPLFDRYGKVVDVFIPRDRRTGESRGFAFVRYKYQDEAAKAVEKLDGKVVDGREIMVQFAKYGPNAEKIQKGRILEPVKTKERSRSPRPRHRDGHRDDHRDRDHRRRSRSRSRERSSRDRSSRDRHRGRDRDYRRRSRSYSRSPDHRRDDAKGKYDDERRSRSRSYGSASPRKGSLSPKRSPSPRASPKDESPAGRVREERSPAQRSPAQRSPAPRSTSPRGRAAVSRSQSPRKSDMDE comes from the exons ATGTCGCACTTCGGCAGAGCTGGCCCACCAGATATCCGCGACACTTACTCTCTTCTCGTCCTCAACATCACCTTCC GTACTACAGCAGATGATTTGTACCCATTGTTTGATAGGTATGGGAAGGTTGTTGATGTCTTCATTCCTCGGGACCGCAG AACTGGTGAATCTCGGGGATTTGCTTTTGTGCGTTACAAGTATCAGGATGAAGCTGCCAAGGCTGTGGAAAAGCTTGATG GCAAGGTTGTTGATGGTAGAGAGATAATGGTCCAGTTTGCAAAATATGGTCCAAATGCTGAGAAAAT TCAGAAGGGGAGAATTCTCGAGCCAGTCAAGACAAAAGAAAGATCAAGAAGCCCACGTCCTAG ACATCGCGATGGTCACAGAGATGACCATAGGGACAGAGATCATAGGCGGAGAAGTCGCAGTAGGAGCAGAGAAAGGTCTTCAAGAGATAGGTCCTCAAGAGATAGGCATCGTGGGAGAGACAGGGATTACCGCCGCCGAAGCAGGAGTTACAGTAGAAGCCCGGACCACCGCAGAGATGATGCTAAAGGCAAGTATGATGATGAGAGACGAAGCCGAAGCCGGTCATATGGAAG TGCCTCACCCCGTAAAGGTAGTCTTAGTCCTAAGAGAAGCCCTTCTCCAAGAGCATCTCCAAAAGATGAAAGTCCTGCTGGACGTGTTCGTGAGGAGCGGTCTCCAGCTCAGCGATCTCCAGCTCAGCGGTCTCCAGCTCCTAGGAGCACTTCACCTCGTGGACGAGCTGCTGTTTCTCGTAGTCAATCTCCTCGCAAATCTGATATGGAT GAGTAA